One window of Novosphingobium sp. 9U genomic DNA carries:
- a CDS encoding phosphoribosylanthranilate isomerase has protein sequence MPTAAIKICGISTPATLDAAIRARADHVGFVFFARSPRFVAPPDAASLGARAEGRIGKVGLFVDADDALLAEAVSAAGLTALQLHGSETPERAAQLRTRFGLPVWKALSVTTAEDVARANAYAGAADLVLFDAKTPAGTLPGGMGLSFDWSLVAGWKGPLAWGLAGGLTPGNVAEAVRLTGAPLVDTSSGVESAPGVKDEGLIAAFCSAVRAG, from the coding sequence ATGCCAACAGCGGCGATCAAGATCTGTGGCATCAGCACTCCCGCCACGCTCGATGCGGCGATCCGCGCACGCGCCGATCACGTGGGCTTCGTGTTCTTCGCGCGCAGTCCACGCTTTGTGGCGCCCCCAGATGCCGCAAGCCTGGGCGCACGAGCCGAGGGGCGGATCGGTAAAGTTGGCTTGTTCGTCGATGCGGATGATGCTCTGCTTGCAGAAGCCGTCAGCGCGGCCGGTCTGACCGCCCTGCAGCTCCACGGTTCCGAGACGCCGGAGCGAGCGGCGCAACTGAGGACGCGCTTCGGTCTGCCGGTGTGGAAGGCTCTGTCCGTCACCACGGCCGAGGATGTCGCGCGGGCGAACGCCTACGCCGGCGCCGCCGACCTCGTGCTGTTCGATGCGAAGACCCCGGCGGGCACCCTGCCCGGCGGCATGGGGCTGAGTTTCGACTGGTCGCTGGTAGCGGGATGGAAGGGCCCGCTGGCCTGGGGCCTCGCTGGTGGCCTCACGCCAGGCAACGTCGCCGAAGCCGTGCGCCTGACCGGCGCGCCACTGGTGGACACCTCTTCCGGCGTCGAGAGCGCGCCGGGCGTAAAGGATGAGGGCCTGATTGCGGCGTTCTGCTCGGCCGTTCGCGCAGGTTGA
- the trpB gene encoding tryptophan synthase subunit beta has translation MTLHTPQANSFRNQPDEQGHFGKFGGRYVAETLMPLILDLEKEYRAAKADPAFQAEFDDLLEHFVGRPSPLYYAPRMTEHYRALAPDGKGPKIYFKREELNHTGAHKINNCVGQILLAIRMGKTRIIAETGAGQHGVATATVAARFGLPCTIFMGAKDVERQKPNVFRMKLLGAEVRPVTSGAETLKDAMNDALRDWVANVHDTFYIIGTAAGPHPYPELVRDFQSVIGTETRAQMLKAEGRLPDMLLAAVGGGSNAIGMFHPFLDDPEVGMIGIEAAGHGIESGQHAASLMGGKPGILHGNRTYLLQDEDGQITEAHSISAGLDYPGLGPEHSWLHESGRVKYVPITDTEALEAFQLCCKLEGIIPALESAHALAALPEVTAQMGEDQLLVVNVSGRGDKDIFTVAEHLGVEM, from the coding sequence ATGACCCTACACACTCCGCAAGCCAACAGCTTCCGCAACCAGCCCGACGAGCAAGGCCACTTCGGCAAGTTCGGCGGCCGCTACGTCGCCGAAACGCTGATGCCGCTGATCCTCGACCTGGAAAAGGAATACCGCGCGGCGAAGGCCGACCCGGCGTTCCAGGCCGAGTTCGACGATCTGCTGGAACACTTCGTCGGCCGTCCGAGCCCGCTCTACTATGCGCCGCGCATGACCGAGCACTACCGCGCACTCGCGCCGGACGGAAAAGGGCCGAAGATCTACTTCAAGCGGGAGGAGCTGAACCACACCGGCGCGCACAAGATCAACAATTGCGTCGGCCAGATCCTGCTCGCGATCCGCATGGGCAAGACCCGCATCATCGCCGAGACCGGCGCGGGGCAGCATGGCGTCGCCACCGCCACCGTCGCCGCGCGCTTCGGCCTGCCCTGCACGATCTTCATGGGCGCCAAAGACGTCGAGCGGCAGAAGCCCAACGTGTTCCGCATGAAGCTGCTCGGCGCCGAAGTCCGCCCGGTAACGAGCGGCGCGGAGACGCTGAAGGACGCCATGAACGATGCGCTGCGCGACTGGGTCGCCAACGTGCACGACACCTTCTACATCATCGGGACCGCCGCCGGCCCCCACCCCTACCCCGAGCTGGTCCGCGACTTCCAGAGCGTGATCGGCACCGAAACGCGCGCGCAGATGCTGAAGGCGGAGGGCCGCCTGCCTGACATGCTGCTGGCGGCCGTAGGCGGCGGATCAAACGCGATCGGCATGTTCCACCCGTTCCTCGACGATCCCGAGGTCGGCATGATCGGTATCGAAGCTGCGGGCCATGGTATCGAGAGCGGCCAACACGCCGCCAGCCTGATGGGCGGCAAACCCGGCATCCTCCACGGCAATCGCACGTACCTGCTGCAGGACGAGGATGGTCAGATTACCGAGGCACACTCGATCAGCGCCGGCCTCGACTATCCCGGCCTCGGCCCCGAGCACTCCTGGCTGCACGAAAGCGGCCGGGTGAAGTACGTGCCGATCACAGATACCGAGGCGCTCGAGGCGTTCCAGCTGTGCTGCAAGCTGGAGGGTATCATCCCGGCGCTGGAAAGCGCGCATGCGCTCGCCGCTTTGCCCGAGGTGACCGCGCAGATGGGCGAGGACCAACTGCTCGTCGTCAACGTCTCGGGCCGCGGCGACAAGGACATCTTCACCGTCGCGGAGCACTTGGGAGTCGAGATGTGA
- the trpA gene encoding tryptophan synthase subunit alpha — MTRFAAAFAKGPALVCFITAGDGDTTANLDALVAGGADVIELGMPFTDPMADGPAIQQANIRSLAAGTRTADIFRIATEFRARHPHVPLVLMGYSNPMTIRGPEWFAAECGKAGVDGVICVDIPPEEDADLGPALREAGVSLIRLATPTTDTARLPAVLEGSSGFLYYVSVAGITGTQAAAQASIDEAVARIKAASSIPVAVGFGVRTPEQAGQIARVADGVVVGSALVDLVKQHGPDAPEVIRRYTASLAEAVHKAREIA; from the coding sequence ATGACCCGTTTTGCCGCCGCTTTCGCCAAGGGCCCTGCGCTCGTCTGCTTCATCACCGCAGGTGACGGTGACACCACCGCCAACCTCGACGCGCTGGTCGCGGGCGGAGCCGACGTGATCGAGCTGGGCATGCCGTTCACCGATCCCATGGCGGACGGCCCGGCGATCCAGCAGGCCAACATCCGCAGCCTGGCCGCTGGCACGCGCACCGCCGACATCTTCCGCATCGCCACCGAATTTCGGGCACGCCACCCGCATGTGCCGCTGGTCCTGATGGGCTACTCGAACCCGATGACGATCCGCGGCCCCGAGTGGTTCGCCGCCGAGTGCGGCAAGGCCGGTGTCGACGGCGTCATCTGCGTCGACATCCCGCCCGAGGAAGACGCGGACCTTGGCCCCGCCCTGCGCGAAGCTGGCGTTTCGCTGATCCGCCTTGCGACGCCGACCACCGATACCGCGCGCCTGCCAGCCGTGTTGGAAGGATCGTCCGGGTTCCTCTACTACGTCTCGGTCGCCGGCATCACCGGCACGCAAGCGGCGGCGCAAGCCTCGATCGACGAAGCCGTAGCGCGCATCAAGGCGGCCAGCAGCATCCCGGTCGCAGTCGGCTTCGGCGTACGCACGCCCGAGCAGGCCGGCCAGATCGCACGCGTGGCCGACGGCGTCGTCGTCGGCTCGGCGCTGGTCGACCTCGTCAAACAGCACGGCCCCGATGCTCCCGAGGTGATCCGCCGTTACACCGCGTCGCTGGCCGAGGCGGTCCACAAGGCGCGCGAGATTGCCTGA
- a CDS encoding folylpolyglutamate synthase/dihydrofolate synthase family protein yields the protein MKDFASSDSPEVQRQLYRLAALSLPQGRFGLETITTLLARLDDPQTRIPPAFHVAGTNGKGSTCAFLRAMLEAEGLRVHTATKPHLVRYNERIRLAGELISDQLLAKLLAEVLDTSEDLGPSFFEVTTAAMFLAFAREPADACVIETGLGGRFDATNVLPHPAAVGIATLGIDHEAFLLRPEEGTPDEPLSRIAFEKAGIIRPGSPACTLVYPEGPTLEIERAALAAGAPLHMRGHDWDATFVDVIEYSDRHGALTLPAPRLSGSHQADNAALAVAMLRHQDRVTVSPEALARGIEEASWPARLQLLAAGPLTAHAHGREVWLDGGHNADAGQAIARHFAGRRLHLIVGMLANKDPQAIVAPIAPWLASIHAVPVPGQDCHPAPAFAPGARDAMSVREALAGLPDDGLPVLIAGSLYLAGNVLRENDQAPT from the coding sequence GTGAAGGACTTCGCTTCTTCCGATTCGCCCGAAGTCCAGCGCCAGCTCTATCGGCTTGCTGCGCTCTCGCTCCCGCAAGGCCGCTTCGGGCTGGAGACGATCACCACCCTGCTCGCCAGGCTGGATGACCCGCAGACGCGTATCCCGCCGGCCTTCCACGTCGCGGGCACCAACGGCAAGGGTTCGACCTGCGCCTTCCTGCGCGCGATGCTGGAGGCCGAAGGCCTTCGCGTCCACACCGCCACCAAGCCCCACCTTGTGCGCTATAACGAGCGCATCCGATTGGCTGGCGAGCTTATCTCCGACCAACTGCTCGCAAAGTTGCTGGCGGAAGTGCTCGACACATCGGAGGACCTCGGCCCCAGCTTCTTCGAGGTGACGACAGCCGCCATGTTCCTGGCGTTCGCGCGCGAACCGGCGGATGCCTGTGTGATCGAGACGGGTCTTGGCGGGCGCTTCGATGCCACCAACGTCCTGCCGCACCCCGCCGCCGTCGGCATCGCCACGCTCGGTATCGATCACGAAGCGTTCCTGCTGCGACCCGAGGAAGGCACGCCCGACGAACCGCTGTCTCGCATCGCCTTCGAGAAGGCGGGGATTATCCGCCCTGGCTCGCCGGCCTGCACCCTCGTCTACCCCGAAGGCCCGACGCTGGAGATCGAGCGCGCCGCGCTCGCCGCAGGCGCCCCGTTGCACATGCGCGGCCACGATTGGGACGCTACCTTCGTGGACGTGATCGAGTACAGCGACCGGCACGGGGCGCTCACTTTGCCGGCGCCGCGGCTCTCCGGATCGCACCAGGCCGATAACGCGGCGCTTGCAGTCGCCATGCTGCGCCACCAGGATCGCGTAACTGTCTCGCCCGAGGCGCTGGCGCGCGGGATCGAGGAGGCAAGCTGGCCGGCGCGGTTGCAGCTATTGGCCGCCGGTCCTCTGACGGCTCACGCGCACGGCCGTGAGGTTTGGCTGGATGGGGGACATAACGCCGATGCCGGCCAGGCAATCGCGCGGCACTTCGCGGGTAGGCGGTTGCACCTGATCGTCGGCATGCTCGCCAATAAGGACCCGCAGGCGATCGTCGCGCCGATCGCGCCATGGCTGGCAAGCATCCATGCCGTCCCGGTGCCCGGCCAGGACTGCCACCCGGCGCCAGCCTTCGCTCCTGGCGCCCGCGACGCCATGAGCGTTCGCGAGGCTCTCGCCGGATTGCCGGACGATGGCTTGCCAGTGCTGATCGCCGGCTCGCTCTACCTGGCAGGCAACGTTCTACGCGAGAACGATCAAGCGCCTACCTGA
- a CDS encoding MFS transporter, with protein sequence MRTLREDEWVAEATRADETERTGVRGSIRPYLEKESLAAFALGVSSGFPFAMIGATLTTRLAQDNIQKSTITAFTLAFLVYNLKFLWAWIIDGVRLPLIGRLGQRVSWLLVTGLLVIGATINLALADPASDLPAVVLAAVLVGAAGASFDIVIDAYRIETLKPYQLGTGSGMSQYGWRVGSAGAGALALVLAGRYGWQSAYMACAMFAMPAIATGLLLGEPERRQVVLERRGPGEVWASIVGPFVEFFNRAGAILVLAFILVHKIGDTLANLTFRLLFDDLGFSNDEIAIYDVGLGFWAYLIGVFIGGIAYTKLGLKRSVLVALILMAVSNLSFAALAAAGHSNIGMAGAIGFENVASGYGGVVVVAYFSALCDLRFTASQYALISAGASIVGRFLTGTTAGSLIETFGYVNFYLLTTVVAVPGIVLFWWMMRTGLVDAAMGTAGEVGEGDARD encoded by the coding sequence ATGCGTACTTTGCGGGAGGACGAGTGGGTGGCCGAAGCGACGAGGGCTGACGAGACGGAACGGACGGGCGTTCGGGGCTCGATCCGGCCGTACCTGGAGAAGGAGTCACTCGCGGCCTTTGCGCTGGGCGTGTCCTCCGGATTTCCGTTCGCGATGATCGGCGCAACGCTGACAACCCGACTGGCACAAGACAACATTCAGAAATCGACCATCACGGCCTTCACGCTGGCTTTCCTGGTCTACAACTTGAAGTTTCTGTGGGCGTGGATCATCGATGGCGTGCGTCTGCCGTTGATCGGACGTCTGGGGCAGCGTGTGTCGTGGCTACTGGTGACGGGCCTGCTAGTGATCGGGGCCACCATCAACCTGGCGCTTGCCGATCCCGCATCGGACTTGCCGGCCGTCGTGCTCGCGGCCGTTCTGGTCGGCGCGGCGGGTGCCAGCTTCGACATTGTAATCGACGCTTACCGGATCGAGACGCTCAAGCCATACCAGCTCGGCACCGGGTCCGGGATGAGTCAGTACGGCTGGCGTGTCGGCTCCGCTGGCGCTGGTGCACTGGCCCTAGTTCTTGCAGGTCGATACGGCTGGCAGTCGGCGTATATGGCCTGCGCCATGTTCGCGATGCCGGCCATAGCGACAGGGCTTCTGCTCGGCGAGCCGGAACGCCGCCAGGTGGTGCTGGAACGACGCGGCCCGGGCGAAGTCTGGGCCTCGATCGTCGGCCCCTTTGTGGAGTTCTTCAACCGTGCAGGCGCAATTTTGGTGCTAGCCTTCATTCTGGTCCACAAGATCGGCGACACGCTGGCGAACCTGACCTTCCGCCTGCTGTTCGACGACCTTGGCTTCAGCAATGATGAGATCGCGATCTACGACGTCGGGCTGGGCTTCTGGGCTTACCTTATCGGTGTCTTCATCGGCGGCATCGCGTACACGAAGTTGGGGCTGAAGCGGTCCGTCTTAGTCGCGCTGATCCTAATGGCCGTGTCGAACTTGAGCTTTGCGGCGCTCGCCGCAGCCGGGCATTCCAACATCGGCATGGCTGGCGCGATTGGCTTCGAGAACGTGGCAAGCGGCTATGGGGGAGTGGTGGTCGTGGCATACTTCTCGGCGCTGTGCGACTTGCGGTTCACGGCCTCGCAGTACGCCCTGATCTCCGCGGGCGCGAGCATCGTCGGGCGGTTCCTCACCGGAACGACCGCGGGATCGCTGATCGAAACGTTCGGTTATGTGAACTTCTACTTGCTTACGACCGTGGTGGCAGTGCCCGGCATCGTGCTGTTCTGGTGGATGATGCGCACGGGCCTCGTCGATGCCGCGATGGGCACGGCGGGGGAGGTCGGCGAGGGCGATGCACGCGACTGA
- a CDS encoding pseudouridine synthase: protein MSQPPRKPGGRSGDRRGPPRGDTPSPRGPFARPPAPRVKRPSTANPNAAPKPSNPLRQDGQEGERIAKLLARAGVASRREVERMIVEGRVKIGDEVVTTPAILLKNLRGVSVDGNPVKAAEATRLFAFHKPAGLITAESDPAGRPTIYTALRNALPPGSGRLMPVGRLDFNTEGLLLLTNDGEFKRQLELPATKIPRTYRARAFGLVTQAQLEELIEGIEIEGMRYGRIDANMERSAGRNQWIQMSITEGKNREIRRVLEHLGLEVSRLIRVGYGPFALDELPKGAAVEIPAKQVENFRKSLAGRPPAQPK, encoded by the coding sequence ATGTCCCAACCTCCCAGAAAGCCCGGCGGTCGATCCGGCGACAGGCGCGGCCCTCCTCGTGGTGACACGCCCTCGCCGCGCGGACCCTTCGCCCGTCCGCCCGCGCCGCGCGTGAAGCGGCCCTCCACGGCGAATCCCAATGCGGCGCCCAAGCCGTCCAATCCGCTGCGCCAGGACGGTCAGGAAGGCGAGCGCATCGCCAAGCTGCTCGCGCGCGCCGGGGTCGCAAGCCGGCGCGAGGTCGAGCGGATGATCGTCGAAGGCCGGGTGAAGATCGGCGACGAAGTGGTCACCACGCCCGCGATCCTGCTCAAGAACCTGCGCGGCGTCAGCGTCGACGGCAACCCCGTCAAGGCAGCCGAGGCGACGCGGCTCTTCGCGTTCCACAAGCCGGCGGGCCTGATCACCGCCGAAAGCGATCCGGCCGGGCGCCCGACGATCTACACCGCGCTGCGTAACGCGCTGCCACCGGGTTCGGGCCGGCTGATGCCCGTCGGCCGCCTCGACTTCAACACCGAGGGCCTGCTGCTGCTCACCAACGATGGCGAGTTCAAGCGTCAGCTGGAGCTGCCCGCGACCAAGATCCCGCGCACCTATCGCGCCCGCGCCTTCGGCTTGGTCACTCAGGCGCAGCTGGAGGAACTGATCGAGGGCATCGAGATCGAAGGCATGCGCTACGGCCGCATCGACGCCAACATGGAGCGCAGTGCCGGGCGCAACCAGTGGATCCAGATGTCGATCACCGAGGGCAAGAACCGCGAGATCCGCCGCGTGCTCGAACATCTCGGGCTGGAAGTCAGCCGGCTGATCCGCGTCGGCTACGGTCCGTTCGCGCTGGACGAGCTGCCCAAGGGCGCCGCTGTCGAGATCCCGGCCAAGCAGGTCGAGAACTTCCGCAAGTCGCTCGCCGGTCGCCCGCCAGCACAGCCGAAGTAG
- the rsmD gene encoding 16S rRNA (guanine(966)-N(2))-methyltransferase RsmD — MRIVAGEWRGRPLVAPEGVATRPTSDRTRETLFSMLMSRLGSFEGLRVADLFAGSGALGLEALSRGAAHCMFVEQDPAAIRALRKNITNLRAQEQCDVRATSVMAMGALRGEPLDLVLLDPPYQTGAGSVAIDKLTRLGWIAPSAWVSLETSHKEDVSVKGYEVEATRDVGKARLHLLRAAG, encoded by the coding sequence ATGCGAATCGTCGCCGGTGAATGGCGAGGCCGCCCGCTTGTGGCGCCTGAAGGTGTGGCGACAAGGCCGACGTCGGACCGCACGCGCGAGACTCTGTTCTCGATGCTGATGAGCCGGCTCGGATCGTTCGAGGGCCTGCGCGTAGCCGATCTGTTCGCCGGATCTGGGGCGCTCGGTCTCGAGGCCCTGTCGCGCGGGGCCGCGCACTGCATGTTCGTCGAACAGGACCCGGCGGCGATCCGCGCCTTGCGTAAGAACATCACCAACTTGCGCGCGCAGGAGCAATGCGACGTGCGGGCCACATCGGTCATGGCGATGGGAGCTCTGCGCGGCGAGCCGCTGGACCTGGTCCTCCTCGACCCGCCTTATCAGACGGGAGCGGGTTCGGTGGCCATCGACAAGCTGACGCGTCTGGGCTGGATCGCACCTTCGGCTTGGGTCAGCCTGGAGACCAGCCACAAGGAGGACGTGAGCGTAAAGGGCTACGAGGTCGAGGCGACGCGCGATGTCGGCAAGGCGCGGCTGCACTTGCTGCGCGCGGCGGGGTGA
- a CDS encoding ATP-dependent helicase, translating into MTGSSTPLANAPQDPLIDGLNAPQREAVLTTEGPVLMLAGAGTGKTAALTARLAHLVRARLAWPSEILCVTFTNKAAREMRERVGHLIGPAVEGMPWLGTFHSIAAKMLRRHAELVGLQSNYTIIDTDDQLRLLKQLIQAEGIDDKRFPARQLAGCLDSWKNRGLNPDQLDAGESEAYANGKGQHFYLLYQARLKALNACDFGDLLLHMVNILRNNREVLEQYRQRFKYVMVDEYQDTNQVQYLWLRLIAQGRQNICVVGDDDQSIYSWRGAEVANILRFEKDFAGAKVIRLEQNYRSTPQILAAASGLINENSQRLGKTLWTERHPGDPVRIIGVWDGPEEARRVGEEIERLEREGLSLAQVAILVRAQYQTREFEDRFIQIGLNYRIVGGFRFYERAEIRDALAYLRVIAQPADDLAFERIYNAPKRGLGAKALEKLHVLARRRSIPLAAAALEIADSDELPARARNTFIALMRDFGRWRDMAGTDSPADLLRTVMDESGYTDALQAEKTAEAAGRLENLAELARAMEEYDTLGDFLEHVSLVMDNEAADENEKVTIMTMHGAKGLEFDHVFLPGWEEGVFPSQRSLDEGGLASLEEERRLAYVAITRARRRCTILHAANRRIYGQWSSSIPSRFIAELPAEHVVQETTMSGGASLWRAQWSEHSDPFAHVAQTQPSRTATRGPGWQRAASQQFDTTPRRVAENTRSAASFAAKPRTDVSIGARVFHDKFGYGTIAAQEGNKLEIDFEQAGRKRVIDSFVKPAESA; encoded by the coding sequence GTGACCGGCTCCTCCACACCTCTCGCCAATGCGCCGCAAGACCCGTTGATCGACGGGCTGAACGCTCCGCAGCGCGAGGCGGTGCTTACCACTGAGGGTCCTGTGTTGATGCTGGCGGGCGCAGGCACGGGCAAGACCGCCGCGCTCACCGCGCGCCTCGCGCATCTGGTCCGCGCGCGCCTGGCATGGCCATCCGAGATCCTGTGCGTCACCTTCACCAACAAGGCCGCGCGCGAGATGCGCGAGCGCGTCGGCCACCTGATCGGCCCGGCGGTCGAGGGCATGCCATGGCTCGGCACCTTCCATTCGATCGCGGCCAAGATGCTGCGCCGGCATGCCGAACTGGTAGGCTTGCAATCGAACTACACGATCATCGACACCGACGATCAGCTGCGCCTGCTCAAGCAGCTGATCCAGGCAGAAGGGATCGATGACAAGCGCTTTCCCGCTCGCCAGCTGGCCGGCTGCCTCGACAGCTGGAAGAACCGCGGGCTCAACCCCGATCAGCTCGATGCGGGTGAGAGCGAGGCCTATGCCAATGGCAAGGGCCAGCACTTCTACCTCCTCTACCAGGCTCGCCTAAAGGCGCTGAACGCATGCGACTTCGGCGATCTGCTGCTGCACATGGTCAACATCCTGCGGAACAATCGCGAGGTGCTCGAGCAGTATCGCCAGCGCTTCAAGTACGTGATGGTGGATGAGTACCAGGACACCAACCAGGTCCAGTACCTGTGGCTGCGACTGATCGCGCAAGGTCGCCAGAACATCTGCGTGGTCGGCGATGACGATCAGTCGATCTACTCCTGGCGCGGCGCGGAAGTCGCGAACATCCTGCGATTCGAAAAGGATTTCGCAGGCGCCAAGGTGATCCGGCTGGAGCAGAATTACCGCTCCACCCCGCAGATCCTGGCGGCGGCATCGGGCCTGATCAACGAGAACAGCCAGCGGCTGGGCAAGACCTTGTGGACCGAACGCCACCCTGGCGATCCAGTGCGCATCATCGGCGTGTGGGACGGGCCGGAAGAAGCGCGCCGCGTCGGCGAAGAGATCGAGCGGCTGGAGCGTGAGGGCCTCAGCCTGGCGCAAGTCGCCATCCTGGTCCGCGCCCAGTACCAGACGCGCGAGTTCGAAGACCGCTTCATCCAGATCGGCCTCAACTACCGTATAGTCGGGGGTTTTCGCTTCTACGAGCGCGCCGAGATTCGCGATGCGCTGGCCTACTTGCGGGTGATCGCCCAGCCGGCCGACGATCTGGCGTTCGAGCGCATCTACAACGCACCTAAGCGGGGCCTTGGCGCCAAGGCGCTGGAGAAATTGCACGTCCTTGCCCGCCGGCGGTCCATCCCGCTTGCCGCCGCGGCATTGGAGATCGCCGACAGCGATGAACTGCCGGCACGGGCGCGCAACACCTTCATCGCGCTGATGCGAGACTTCGGCCGGTGGCGCGACATGGCGGGCACGGACAGCCCCGCCGACCTGCTGCGCACGGTCATGGACGAGAGCGGCTACACCGACGCGCTCCAGGCCGAGAAGACGGCGGAGGCAGCCGGCCGGCTGGAGAACCTGGCCGAACTCGCGCGCGCGATGGAGGAATACGATACGCTGGGTGACTTCCTCGAACACGTCAGCCTGGTCATGGACAACGAGGCGGCGGACGAGAACGAGAAGGTCACCATCATGACCATGCATGGCGCCAAGGGACTGGAGTTCGACCACGTTTTCCTGCCCGGTTGGGAAGAAGGTGTGTTCCCCTCTCAACGCTCGCTCGATGAGGGAGGACTTGCCAGCCTGGAGGAGGAGCGACGCCTCGCCTATGTCGCGATCACCAGGGCGCGGCGGCGCTGCACGATCCTGCACGCGGCCAACCGGCGTATCTATGGCCAGTGGTCCAGTTCCATCCCCTCGCGCTTCATCGCCGAGCTGCCCGCCGAGCACGTGGTGCAGGAAACCACCATGAGTGGGGGCGCCTCGCTCTGGCGCGCGCAGTGGTCGGAGCACTCCGATCCGTTCGCGCATGTGGCGCAGACACAGCCCTCGCGCACGGCGACGCGCGGGCCCGGCTGGCAGCGGGCTGCCTCGCAGCAGTTCGACACGACGCCGCGTCGCGTGGCCGAGAACACCCGCTCTGCCGCAAGCTTCGCTGCGAAGCCTCGCACCGATGTGTCGATTGGTGCGCGCGTGTTCCACGACAAGTTCGGCTACGGCACGATCGCTGCGCAAGAGGGCAACAAGTTGGAGATCGACTTCGAGCAGGCCGGCCGCAAGCGCGTAATCGACAGCTTTGTCAAACCGGCGGAAAGTGCTTAG
- a CDS encoding SDR family oxidoreductase — protein sequence MADEGASRRMVLGGAGAMGLAMVAAPVAGQQQGGGGGAPAGLKDPRTKYTTEPFPEQRQPWPALASKMSPRPDHGETTYRGSGRLAGRKALLTGADSGIGRAAAIAFAREGADVAINYYPSEEPDAKEVVDLIRAAGRKAIAIPADIRSEAACKKLVAQAIEGLGGLDLLVNNAAYQQSKADISEISDEQMVRTFETNIFAMFRISKAAIPHMPPGSVIINTGSVNSYDPGEELLDYASTKGAILIFTKGLAKQLAKKGIRVNMVAPGPIWTPLQVAGGQLPGKMGEFGKETPMGRSGQPAELAPLYVMLASDEASFSTGTAVGAHGGKGSP from the coding sequence ATGGCAGACGAAGGCGCGTCGCGGCGCATGGTGCTCGGCGGAGCGGGAGCTATGGGTTTGGCAATGGTGGCGGCGCCCGTCGCCGGCCAGCAGCAGGGTGGCGGCGGCGGCGCTCCAGCCGGGCTGAAGGACCCGCGCACCAAGTACACGACCGAACCGTTCCCAGAGCAGAGGCAACCCTGGCCGGCGCTGGCGAGCAAGATGAGCCCGAGGCCGGACCATGGCGAAACCACGTATCGTGGCTCGGGCCGGCTCGCCGGACGCAAGGCGCTGCTGACAGGTGCCGACAGCGGCATCGGTCGCGCTGCCGCCATCGCCTTCGCGCGCGAGGGTGCGGACGTCGCCATCAACTATTATCCGAGCGAAGAGCCGGACGCCAAGGAAGTGGTCGACCTGATCCGCGCAGCCGGGCGCAAGGCGATCGCGATCCCCGCCGACATCCGCAGCGAGGCGGCGTGCAAGAAGCTGGTCGCGCAAGCGATCGAAGGGCTGGGCGGTCTCGACCTGCTGGTGAACAACGCCGCATACCAGCAGAGCAAGGCGGATATCAGCGAGATCTCGGACGAGCAGATGGTTCGCACGTTCGAGACCAACATCTTCGCCATGTTCCGCATCAGCAAGGCGGCGATTCCGCACATGCCGCCCGGATCGGTGATCATCAACACCGGCTCGGTGAACTCGTACGATCCGGGCGAGGAGCTGCTCGACTACGCCAGCACCAAGGGTGCGATCCTGATCTTCACCAAGGGTCTGGCCAAGCAGCTCGCCAAGAAGGGCATTCGCGTGAACATGGTGGCACCAGGGCCGATCTGGACGCCGCTGCAGGTCGCTGGCGGGCAGTTACCGGGCAAGATGGGCGAGTTCGGCAAGGAGACGCCGATGGGGCGGTCGGGGCAGCCGGCCGAGCTGGCGCCGCTTTACGTAATGCTGGCGTCCGACGAAGCGAGCTTCAGCACCGGCACCGCTGTGGGTGCGCACGGCGGCAAAGGCAGTCCTTGA